One window of the Anopheles cruzii chromosome 2, idAnoCruzAS_RS32_06, whole genome shotgun sequence genome contains the following:
- the LOC128268226 gene encoding testis-specific serine/threonine-protein kinase 6-like, whose product MYPAPLVGGLKRNGYHLGPKIGSGNYSTVRLATHIGRDGKNKLWACKIVDLAKCSEQTREKFFPRELDIMTRVKHPHLLRVHCVVRCNECVYIFMPYARRGDLFQYINKHGPLREPQAKEWFAQLLQAVHYLHSNGIAHRDVKCENLMITDDGKLLLGDFGFAKQCWSVEPPASCGTRHHWSETFCGSASYAAPEVITGQRYDPMVADLWSMGIVLFMMLNGALPFREPNMKQLVKLQTERRYCFEPLLPKTPSAAAKATIDHLLHPDPAQRIQMGALRKLSWVTGSPRHTK is encoded by the coding sequence ATGTATCCTGCGCCGCTCGTTGGTGGTTTGAAACGGAACGGCTACCATCTTGGCCCAAAGATAGGCAGCGGTAACTACTCCACCGTACGACTGGCGACGCATATCGGTCGTGATGGTAAGAATAAGCTTTGGGCTTGCAAAATCGTCGACCTGGCCAAGTGCAGCGAACAGACGAGGGAAAAGTTCTTTCCGCGCGAGCTGGACATTATGACGCGCGTCAAACATCCTCACCTACTGAGGGTGCATTGTGTGGTGCGATGCAACGAGTGCGTCTACATATTTATGCCGTACGCCCGGCGTGGAGATCTCTTCCAGTACATCAACAAGCATGGACCGTTGCGGGAGCCTCAAGCAAAGGAATGGTTCGCGCAGCTCCTGCAGGCCGTCCACTATCTCCACTCGAACGGCATCGCGCATCGGGACGTAAAGTGTGAAAATCTGATgatcaccgacgacggcaagctgctgctgggggaTTTCGGTTTCGCCAAACAATGCTGGTCAGTGGAGCCGCCCGCCAGCTGCGGCACACGGCACCATTGGTCGGAAACGTTCTGCGGTTCGGCCTCCTACGCCGCTCCGGAGGTGATCACCGGACAACGGTACGACCCGATGGTGGCCGACCTCTGGTCGATGGGTATCGTGCTGTTTATGATGCTCAACGGTGCGCTCCCATTCCGCGAGCCGAACATGAAACAATTGGTCAAACTACAAACCGAACGACGCTACTGCTTCGAACCTCTGCTACCGAAGACTCCTTCGGCCGCCGCTAAGGCGACGATCGACCATCTGCTTCATCCTGATCCGGCGCAAAGAATTCAGATGGGCGCGTTGAGGAAGCTGAGCTGGGTAACGGGAAGCCCCCGGCACACCAAATGA